The sequence below is a genomic window from Dermacentor andersoni chromosome 6, qqDerAnde1_hic_scaffold, whole genome shotgun sequence.
aatccagaataacgccgcccccccccccccctccaaaaaaaagaagatgcattgaccctctggcacatgcatcgacagtgaacagagcaaacactctgaagtattttcttcatgcaagccaacacaccaagattcttaatgcattttcatttcgccacaaatgcataggcacaaccggcttggcgcaacatccacatctcgcgctgcaacaaattgtgcaatgcctcgctgtttcatagtgcggccgatagattacgcatgaccaaagttcagcattgtgcatactaagttacttcaccaatgaagaacccaaagttctttatgaaattagcattcataggttacttcacacaatttgtgatatccatttatctatttatacttaattaacctctttctcaagaaagtgagccatttggaaggcaccctgacagacaagtagaacaaccggacaaaagtcatcaaccagcgaaaaagtcagtatcataagcagccgcatgtaagatgtcgctaacacaaaatttcagtcggctacacagaagtgacaaatttggcagtatggcgcgtctaaatattgcttcaatgttaatcacagtaacgctgacattgaaggcgaattcattcctacgtacgttccgtcgacacacccgactacgttcgtagtgttcccgcgaagtaggaagcattcttttatatatgcccgctcagccgcagtattcgggaaagctagccaccgcttacgcactgccgcatcgataagcgcgtcagacacatctctgacacagtggctaacagtagtttgatggcgcccaatgtaacgctcggcgccgacgcttccctgaaaagtcccagtcccgtagaaacagagggcacagaggacttgctctacgacggtgagcgaatgaagcccgccacgctgtctccgcagacgagagccttcgccgagcacgtcacacagcaagcgcactgacgtcttcgacaggcgaaaatgacgctgaaactttccgtcggtcatgtaggtgaacgggtccggacggtcatactgacgctcgctgccgctggatgcattgacacaggctgctgctgccgccgccatgttcccgagttgaactcggagggggtttcgcgatgtacgagtttagcacgagttcgcctgtcaatcaaaactagaggtcacgccccacgcgaggcatgtaactcttgtgcgcgcacccacaacagttgggccacgcccaacttatcttccggcaacagcgacgcgtgtcgagctgagaggcatcaacaatcttgacagccgacataaagcacgcacaacgcactgtcatcggtgatgtactgagcaccactatcaaaaacaaagcgttgactgtcgctggcttatgcatacatcttctcgggctcagatggccccacaacacggtttcattgcctgcattgtggcgcgtagcgcacagtaaattgtcggcacgtcactgtagctgcttgcaaggcgtcgatgcgccgacggggacgacgatgctgaggagtgcgtatcgcagcagtcgtatgagatggctgctctgtcatcggtgatgaaacggagtcacagcgtcgtaaacacgatcagcgtccgagaatcgctcgtcttctagacccagtgcaatggcatttcttcatcacaagcactgtgcactcaacagttccaacacctgtctccgttcgaagtctgatttcataactgcacacaagagccctcacctgccaaatgcgattgctgcggtgtcgttacgatatccatctgcgatcgctgctgactccagcagaggtaatccgcaagcaccttcgactgcacaacacactcatatactgcgtacatgcgctcagaggcaccttcactgggcaagcgatgacaagcgatgaattgtgtcgctgggaagcacgcacttttcgcaatgtgtCGCAGaagcttcgcgcacaaagatgaactgatacattttcactgaactgcgtcactacggactctAAAATAACACACCGTCATTTTACAACGACAGacgttgtgtcgtttttagttgctaaagcggggcccttaatagcctagtgaagcgcctgcgatgaacagccgtaccgcggcgctgcgtttctattcccctaatagagaaagagtggccatgaccctccatggatcatgactgactttattgggaatggtactgcagcgcccctaggcaacttatcactgtatgaacgccctcgtgtgtTTGACCCTTTTGAATGTatctgcttctaagctttcgcctcactgtcgccactcgcggcaagaagcgCAAAATTTAATGATTTGCTCAATCTCCgcttgtcatcacaaatttctagcactgaaaacaaaaaaacagatacttagagcaataaaaatgttcgttattttatttgttgtactttaacgtattcgtttgagtgaaagtgtaggtgcaagaatgcgccgtatGTACGTTGTTCGCATTCGAAGGAGGAAAGAATGATAGTGCACGAAAGAGAAGGCACGCcctagacgcgcccgggaaaggcgtggcaagcggttcacggcaagtgtgcagacagacagcgggacagtcacggtattgctaagttgcgataatccgctgataacaatacgcggcgctggcgcgtttcgttgtgcagccttctgcgcttgaaacgtggaagcagcgtgccgcgcagggtgcgctcacgttgtcatacgcggctttttgtctacatatttttgtgcctgtagcttttgcgcgttctgcgctatctccgttcactgactgccgtcgggcaaactcgggtaaaactcgggtgaacgagaaactcggcgcatcctgcatagcacccctgaaattatttttgaaagaaacttgcgttccagtattggccctctcggaggctggcctaccaagggggagatctttgactggatatgttgcacacaagaattgcagcataaagtcatttcccacaggaagtgccgtcctttacatacgaagagagattcctcatgtggctgtgaacgtcaccgatctttgcaccgatagtattgaggtagcggctgtgaagatacggctcggcttccAAACTCTTTGTTTCCTCCGTATttgtgtctccgcggaagaaggtagcaatggatttgtttctccagcagctttgtgaccgttgcccagcgccccgaattattttcggtgacttcaacgcccatcactcggtctggggtgacaggaacataGACTCCCGCGGACGAAAACTTGTAGAAGTGATCGACAGTTTGggcctgtgcgtggccaatgacagAAGTCCCACTTttttccggcctccagcctcagccacatctatagacctaacttTGCATTCACCTGACGTGCGTGTGAAGTGGTccactgcacctgaccgcatgggaagtgatcactatccgaTTTTAGtctttactgccgacttccatatgcggggcgctaaaatgagccatgttgctaattgggacaaatacagggagcaacttgcaagtgtttctggagatgtgatagacaGAATAATTTATGGTAAGTTGGCTGCTACCACGGCgctcaagttgcctaatcattttccgactccgtatttaaaactcaggaatctttgcgcagcgcgcagaagggcggagcgacaactggtgcggaagaaggacgacagatccgtgaagacgaccttcaacaggcttaactctgccattcgacgccatacgaataagctctgtaggtcgcagtgggcgtccttctgcgccagcttgcccgtttttttcaccgatgacgagaatttggcgagtcattggtagccttgctggtgattctcgtcctagtaagcctttcgaagcgcttgcattGCTCAAGCAGAAACGTCTcgcgtgcttggcagaggaatttgcagatgcatttgtacgtgcaagctcaggaattcatccatgtgctcggccggcaacatctacgtctgttatggacgcacCATTCACACTTCGAGAtgtacagacagcactcagcagcctgcggcgtcgatgtgcaccaggtcctgacggcattaccaaccagatgatgcagaacctacctctagaacaccgggagatgctcctaagctatctcaatcgagtatgggagactggcgacgttcatccttcatggaaggtggcttgtgttgtcccagtgctgaagcccggcaaagaaatgacagacttggcctcgtatcgtcctgtatcattgacgtcgtgtgtggctaagctcatggagaagctggcaagtaagcgtttatcaagGTGGGTCGAAGATAGAAGAGCTCTGCCagcatgcatgactggattccacacaggtttaagcgcgcaagatagcgtcttggacttgataagccacattgaacatcaaagagctttcggcctctcaacactagctattttcctagacgtatcaaaggcgtatgatagcgtccttcagagttcAATACTAAATAGCTTGCTGGAAATAGGCGcgcagggctatcttctgcgattcattcactcactcatcagtgatcgtaaaattcaagtgcggttaaagtaccataagcaccgaaagggcggtatcgcgaggtgtacctcagggaagtgttctttccccaacgctgtttaatgttgtaatgactggtcttcccgctgaagtgcaaaaacattgcagacatattcatatgtcgatatatgcggacgacatttgtatttggttaagctgatatcaacacaagcgtttagctctgataactcgacaggcattactttcagttcaaaattaccttcaaggtgttgggttgactctctcggtggaaaaatctggcttcatcatgtttccagctagaggaagacggtatgcgcggctgaagatagaccttgatcaatcttgccttcgtcagttgaagcacaagcgctttgTGGGCGTCATTATTCattaccgtctacagtggcgacgagctgtcgACTCtgttgtgacatcactatctccgcgtctcaatgagatccgtagagttgcaagcgAGCAacggggaaatcacccttctccaatgatcaggctgcacgatgcactagtgacgagtcgaataatgtaccagctccctttaatttccccctcactatcacagctggaacgacttgaggttttgcacagaaagggcctaaggagggctcttggcgttccgcaaaCTGCttctaacaatgcagtactttatgagtctctatgaagacctcttagcctagtcacTTCACAAAGGTTGTTgagcaaattggccgcctcaaacagacaatagccggtcgagcccttctacagagccttcgaaagagatccgagtcccgagcgtacttggcccttaatactcttggttacctggatCTTGACGCTacaggtcgaactaagaggttgaaaccaccttggtctttcgcgagcctcgattgttcattgacaattcctcacgttcgtgcaaagcggagttctcctttggcggcaacgcgttcgctcgtactggaacatgttgaaactgaatatgcacgtcatcttcaaattttcactgatggctctgtggacaaggtcagaggatctagtgcagctgcttttcacattccctctttgaagtatgattggtcggttcgcttcactgcagtcgtgtcctccacaacggccgaaagcgttgccattgaggcagccctaaagaAGCTAAGGtgttgtacgcctcaacctgttgtcattcttacagattcaaaacccgcccttcaaaggttagagcacgggttccctactgatgctttatgtctaagctccctacgctcggtgcacaatctccatatcaaaggcttctccatacgattccaatgggtgccctcgcacaaaggtatcataggcaacgagatggcggacagcctcgcccatagaccgctgtctgggaatccttggAGGAAAgcgcctcaagaggacaagagaatcttcagagaagcggtgtcgtgccacttcagctctttgtggagctcacctcacaagccatgtgtgactaagggtctcaaaggAAACCAAGcaactttactgctccgcattcgcacgggctctgctcgtacccctgcgtggatgtataagactggcctggcgctgtctccattatgttcaacgtgtggtgtgtgcggtgacatagaacattaccttatgtgctgtactctgcataacgcggaaaggagtgtgttattcgggtccctcaagaagacagcaATTCCCCACAGTTCTTTTCAGGACATTGTTCTCCCGCGCgcgaaccagttagataggaaggaggtttctcgccttcttttaaattacctgcaggacacggatttggcctccacatggtgaccttaggagtgactatgtgtagttatGAGGTCTGTGTGttatttatatgatttatgtattttaagtgtcgctacggtggagcaattgccggcagctactgcaaggctaatcccaccagtagcctacaaccactcaactcaacgtCTGCATGACAGAGAGAAATGTCATTATTGAATTACAGGGAATTCTGCCCGCGCAGTTTTTATAGAGAAATGGGTCGGACCCCGAAAGGCCAGAGGAGGAATTGGGATAAAGTAAAGAAAGGGAAGAGTATATATAGTCATAGCGTGTACGGATGGGAGAAATGCGACGCACTTGATGTAAACGTGCACACACGAAGTTCCGAATTGGCGCTAGTACGAATAAGTAAACTGGTAGAAAGAGACATGGCAAGTTGAGCTTTCTTCACAGCGCCATCAAGGCAAGAATGCAGCTCCCAAAACGGTCAGTCAACGAGCATCCGGATACCGAGCTGTTCGACGCAACGGAAAAGCGAAAGATCAAatccaccatgcctcatcgaaactaGGGGTGAATTCCCAATTTGTTATGGTTatctcgagtggatgccggtcggGCGGACGCCGCGCAGAGTTCACAGGCCCATTGGTGTGTGCGCGGGAGAACCCTTTCTCAAAAACGGTGCGACACAAAGAGGGACCCCTTCCACGAACTATCAACACTTTCCGAggaccaacgtcgcctagaagagagagagagagaaaactttatttggtccattaagggtttagcgcTCGGTCctcgtcttcatcgctgcagacgcttgaccttctcagcagggttgggcccctagtccagggctccactgagccgcgctgcttcgcttgcgtgctgcaccatcgcccctgggagtgtaaacgtgactacacattccaccaacacaaaaccccgagaacggagcagtgggagagccggctcactaGCTGCGAGCTCGCCTAGAAGAAAGGCCCATCGAAAGTGGAACCTGCTGCAAAGCCATGACGAGGACTTACAACGTCACCTCCTGAGTTCCACCTGCGGGGACCAGCCCGTCTAGGCTCACCAGAGAAATAGGGACCAGCCGCAAAACAACGTCACCGGAGAAAGTGGGAGCAGCCACCCATCGACAACTAGACGCAGTGCGGGTCACGAGACGTCGACGTcggcaagatcccgcctacaattttagaaggcctatttaaggggccccgcaatgtacttttcacTTCATTATCTTCTTATCGTTCACCAATCATTGAATAAAGCGTCCAAGTTTCGCACTAGccatcgtctcgtccttgcctggtcaccatggtctaccggatgcctgcagcccgctgaCAACCTCACGCTAGCCAATAGTAACGTAGGTCGAGCTTCGATATACAGGCATCGCAGCAACTgggcagcggtgggatacgctaccctAGAGAATGCAACACCGCATGGGACCACTTAGCCCGAAAGTACGCCTCCTTTGCCTTGACGCCATGAAACTACAGGCTAGTGCCCTGACAGAACAGAATCTGGCCACCTTGAACACCCTCCTCGTGACTGACGTTAAATCGATCTCTTTCCAAGGTACAGGCACGTGTGTCAGCCATCTGCCCCAGCTGCATGACGACTCAGTGTTCCTCAAAGTGATTGAGCATTGCCGCGGTGGCTTCTGCATAAAGCTCAATAACATTAACAGCGTTTACCTTATATGGTAAATCTTCTCGGACGTAAATTATAAAAGTGCGATACAAAAATAGAAACCTGCAAATGATGTGAATATTTTGGCGCGATTGTGGACAACCTCCGCGATTGGCCcaagcaagaggccgcatttctaccagaaaagTGGCTTTCGTGCGTAACGTTCGCCGCCActgtttgccggtaaacattacggctacatatGCTGCAGTTTCCGGAAAACACGAGAAACCGTCAGGGGTGcttgaatactatcgcgttccgctcctaaaagcgaagcttaagcgtcctccaaaattgGCCGGACTTGTTCAGCTTGCTCAGCTTGCCCAGTACTTGGCGGCGAATTCCGGGTTCGTTGACTCGCGGTCGGCTTGCTGTCGCTTGCGTTGCTGCTCAGTTCTACTTGCTCGGCACTCCAGCATTCGATGACGAGAGGAATGGGGTACCTCCGCAGAGCTCACGCAACACGTAGCAACTAGCAGATGaagtcaacccagcgcgcctccacctaCCTTTCTTCTCCTCGACGCTTTGCCTCATTTCTACATCCCCCTTTCGCTCAACGTTACCTAAACATTACTCTAGGTGGCGTTACATTGCCGCGCGTTCCGCGCGTTCCTTCGTATTTTCCCCGGCACGCGATTCTTTGCCTCTGCAGGCGTatgcaggcgcattcctgccttCCTTTCTTCGTGGCTTCTAACATATATGTCCCGACTTCACGAGCTGGCGAGTTAAGCTCGCAAAATAAGTACGCTTGCCGACGCGCGGAAGCTCGCGTCCACGCGCCCCCACGCATGCACAGACGGTGCGGCGCGGCTTGTACGCGTGGAAACTTGGCGCAATCTCGGTGCACAGCGCGTATCTGTTATTGCGCGCTTGAGCTGCTTCGCGGGGGCGGCTTGCCTACGCAGCTACGAAGAGGTACGTTCAACTCTCAGGGAAGCAGATTAATATCATTCAAGAAAGTAcgtcttgtttccttttttttttgctgatctATCAGATATAAATATacaacaattacgtttatagatatgAAAGCATTCTGAAACACTTTCAATAACAAAGTATGAAATGGCGTCTGCAAAAACATCAAAGAGTGAGCCCAGGGAACGCGCGCTGTAGCGCGTCTTTGTGGGTGCAAACCGCCATACCTCGCCAGCTGCGGCACGCGCAAAGCGCGCAGACGCCAGACTGAGCGCATCCGTAAACATACGTGTAGCCAGGGCTCTACGCTCGCTCGTAAAATAGGTGAGCAATACGGggtcaaaatacaaaatatattgcaGGTAGAGGGACCGCAGTGCATAGGTGAACTTTTGTCACTGACAACCGTCTCCCGTTTCCGGTGAGAATGGAAGTGAGCCATTAATTGGAAACGCGTTTCGCGTGTGCAGTATTGAGCCGTGAGTTTGCGTGTACATTCGCTTGCGACACGACGTTCCGAATCAGCGCTAGTGCGGCAGAGAGAAGTGGCAAAACGAGACATGGAAAGTGCAGCGCTCGTCTCACCGCAACACAACATTGACTGCCGCTCCCAAAATGGTGAGTCCTCAGAGCATCCGGACCCCGTGCTGTTCGCCGCAGCGGCAAAGCGAAAGATCGACTTCAGTGGTCACCGCATGGGGCCACTTAACCCGAAGGAACTGCTTCTCTACCTTGACGTCCTGAAACTAGAGCCCAGTCTATTGAGTGAACCCAACCTCACCACCTTGAACACCCTCATCATAGCTCACCTTGAACAAATCCCTTTCCAGGGGATAGATACTTTCGTCGGCCATCAGACGCCGCTGGATGATGACTCCGTATTCCGCAAGGCGATTGAGCAGCGCCGCGGTGGCTACTGCGTGGAGCTCAATAACATATTCGGAAGGCTCTTGCTGACACTGGGCTTCAAATTCCACATTCGGGCTGCCCGGGTCCGCTGGGGCCGTCCGCTGGACACGCCCCTGACTCCTCTAGGACATCTGCTCTTCTGCGTCGACCTGGGGGAGGAAGGAGAATACTTCGCAGATGTGGGCTTTGGCGGGCCCAACCCGTTCAAAGCGCTGCCTGTAGAAGGGGAGGCTGAGCCTTACCGTGTGCGCAGACTCGACGAAGAAGGGAACATCGAGGTGGCCATCAAGTCGACGGGACGTGGTGTCGCATCGGCGAGTTGGCGTCCCTTGTACCACGTGATTCCTCCACCGCAAAGGTGGATCGACTTCGTGCCACAGTGCTGGTACTGCATGATGCACCCGCGATCGTTGTTCCGTAACGTGCTCATGGTGGGGCGCTTCGTTGACGATTCGTGGCTGACGCTTGTTGACGGTCGCTTCTGTCGCCGTTCGACCATCGGGCAAGTGGAGCAGCGTCACATCACGGATGTGGAAGAAGTTCTTCGCCTCTTCGACGCCGAGTTTGCTTTAAAGCTGAATCCCGACATCGACCTCGACTTCCTCAGGTCCAGGATTAAGAGCGTTATTTAAAAATGCAACACTGTAGAAGGAGAGAAATTTGGAATAGAATGCTTTGGTTTCCACTTCAAATCGCCTTGTGTAACAATAAGGAAATAAATGCTTCTTAATATAGGCAAAATTTCAACGACCATGCACATGATATACAAATTGAGAGTGTAGTCCTCTGTAGTTTACATGGATAGGTTTTAAAGGCTCACTGCACTAGTCGTTTGGATGTCCGCTATGGATCATCGGTGAAATACCAAATTTCTTTACACTATGTGTAAAAAACAATCACAAAATAGTACATCGATGCAGCGTAAAAAATATATCCTGCCGCtgtacgtgccacaaccacaatCTGAATATGAGCCACGCTATAGTGGGAACACGAGATTAATTTTCAGCATTTGGGTTTCTTTCGCTTGTAATTAATTGAACCATActagtctttttttctttcactgacatggaaatgcgaccgccacacCTGAGATCGAACCCGGCACCTCATGCACAGCAGCGCCACACGATTTCCGTAAGCTGTTTTTTACGAGTCTTGGAATTCTTTTCGGATTCCACAAAGATACTGCCTTTTGGAAGTCAACTCTATGCCGGCGTTCCAAAGTGTCATTACAGATCACCAATTGCTGTGGTCACCCATGAGGATAACCAGGTCAAGTGGAAATGCAGTTATATTTTCAACTGGCACAAATGAATTACTCTTTCATCGCGGATGATTCCTTAAATTCCGTTCATTTGGATGAATATGTCTTAATACCTAAGCCCCTCCTGCGCAATTCGCCTCTGAACCCATTTTCAAACTGTTTTACGTTATAGGTGGCGGCCTGTTTTCCACTGCAGTACTGCAAGAAAGGTGCGAACCGATGGCTTAGTCAGCGCTTAGCTTGTTCCTCTCTCCTTTTTTGTCCCCAGTGAACGCTCCTGATGCGTTTGTCGTCAGCTGCGCCATCATCCAACTAGCACTGCCCGTACGGCCTGCTCCGAGAAATGGTGGCTGCGGTGAGATAAGTGCGCTTAGAAACATTGGGCGGAGATGGAAAACTAACAATCAGGAATGAaaccaagtgtcgacgctaaaAAGACAACGTCGACTTACATGGTGGCTCAAATGATTTCTTGAGTAGACGTTGATTATATGTCTCTATCCTGCTTCATTTTCTTGGTCAGCATTCCCTTA
It includes:
- the LOC126523334 gene encoding arylamine N-acetyltransferase-like; this translates as MESAALVSPQHNIDCRSQNGESSEHPDPVLFAAAAKRKIDFSGHRMGPLNPKELLLYLDVLKLEPSLLSEPNLTTLNTLIIAHLEQIPFQGIDTFVGHQTPLDDDSVFRKAIEQRRGGYCVELNNIFGRLLLTLGFKFHIRAARVRWGRPLDTPLTPLGHLLFCVDLGEEGEYFADVGFGGPNPFKALPVEGEAEPYRVRRLDEEGNIEVAIKSTGRGVASASWRPLYHVIPPPQRWIDFVPQCWYCMMHPRSLFRNVLMVGRFVDDSWLTLVDGRFCRRSTIGQVEQRHITDVEEVLRLFDAEFALKLNPDIDLDFLRSRIKSVI